The region CGTCCGACGCTCATCCGCCCGATCACGATGCGTGAAACATTCAAAACGCGATTCGGTTCACTGATGGCGTTGGTGGGTTTGGCCATCGGGCTGGGCGACATCTGGCGGTTTCCCTACATGGCCGGCTTGTTTGGCGGCGGCGCGTTTTTGGTGCTGTATCTGGTCATCACCGTGCTGATTGGCATTCCGGCGATCATGGCGGAGCTGGCGCTGGGACGCTATGCCCGGCAGGGGCCAGCGCGTGCGTTCACGGCCATTGGTATGCCCGGCGGTCGCTGGGTCGGCGCGCTGATTTGCTTGACCATTGTCATGGCGTCGGGATTCTATCTGGTTGTCATTGGCTGGTCGCTTTATTATCTGGGCGCGACAGCAACAAAATCCTATTTCGGCGTGGACACACAGGCTTATTTTGATGGGCACTTTGGTGGCTTCCGCTGGTCGTCGTTATGGACGGCGATGCTTGTCGCTCTGCTGCTCGGGCTAGCCGTCGCTCGCGGCGTCCGTCAGGGCATCGAGAAGCTGAATGCTATACTGGTTCCGATCATGTTTGTTTGCTTTGTGCCGATGATTGCCCGGAGTCTTACCTTGCCGGGCGCGGTGGATGGCCTGCGATTTTTTCTGATTCCGGATTTTTTCAAACTGCTTCAACCGCAAGTGGCGCTCGCTGCCCTTGGGCAGGCGTTCTTCTCGCTGACGCTTGGTGGACACGCGCTGGTGATGTACGGCAGTTATCTGGCCGATGAGGAGAACCTGCCGATGACAGCCGCCAAGACAGCGTTTGGCGACACATTGGCCGGCGTGTTGGCTGGGTTCGTCATCTTTCCTGCCGTATTCGCTTATGGCCTGAATCCGCAAGGCGGCCCCGGCCTCTCGTTTGTCACATTGCCGCGCGTGTTCAGCGAAATGCCGCTCGGTCAGGCGATGGGCATGCTGTTTTTTCTAGTGGCTTTCTTGGCCGGGTTCACCAGCCTGCTTGGTTGTTTTGAG is a window of Blastocatellia bacterium DNA encoding:
- a CDS encoding sodium-dependent transporter, producing the protein MNPATNIRERPTLIRPITMRETFKTRFGSLMALVGLAIGLGDIWRFPYMAGLFGGGAFLVLYLVITVLIGIPAIMAELALGRYARQGPARAFTAIGMPGGRWVGALICLTIVMASGFYLVVIGWSLYYLGATATKSYFGVDTQAYFDGHFGGFRWSSLWTAMLVALLLGLAVARGVRQGIEKLNAILVPIMFVCFVPMIARSLTLPGAVDGLRFFLIPDFFKLLQPQVALAALGQAFFSLTLGGHALVMYGSYLADEENLPMTAAKTAFGDTLAGVLAGFVIFPAVFAYGLNPQGGPGLSFVTLPRVFSEMPLGQAMGMLFFLVAFLAGFTSLLGCFEICHDACHQYWGWSRRRSLPLTAALIVLMSVPSLHSATVLQINDLIWGTTMFPFGSLMAVVGLGWCVARGRALAEVRKNSSAPVPDFWLTWIRYVIPTFILLVLIYGWWDYFHSGRP